The following are encoded in a window of Iodobacter fluviatilis genomic DNA:
- a CDS encoding lipase secretion chaperone — protein sequence MLRWLFAGMAATVFLVAAAAWSLKPAPASHTALPPAKPSIAFAPSLSGTEADGEIAQGKGDLQLNQALLMRFDYYLSATGERPLADIMAQIGRDLDHELKPEAAKEARRILAQYLQFKRALGELAKNPAMAGQNLETIRLRLTAIQDTRSRFFSRQEIAALFGEDDQQDNLLLERLAISQNAQLSTAQKVQKLAALDAQLSPAAQQARAELVQHLTLAARIDNARQAGASAGQAGASAGQLHQIRSQSLGEEAANRLAALDKEESQWQSKIETYLAARNNAISTLPLAEQNTAVQKLRDQYFSVQEQKRLGAFE from the coding sequence ATGCTGCGCTGGCTCTTTGCAGGCATGGCCGCCACCGTTTTTTTGGTGGCGGCTGCGGCATGGTCACTCAAACCCGCCCCGGCCAGCCACACGGCGCTTCCACCAGCAAAGCCATCAATTGCCTTTGCGCCTTCTTTATCCGGCACAGAGGCCGATGGAGAAATCGCACAAGGCAAGGGTGATTTGCAGCTGAATCAGGCGCTGTTAATGCGCTTTGATTATTATCTGTCCGCCACAGGAGAGCGCCCGCTGGCCGACATCATGGCCCAAATCGGGCGGGATTTAGACCATGAGTTAAAACCTGAAGCCGCCAAAGAAGCACGGCGAATTCTGGCGCAATATCTGCAGTTCAAACGGGCCTTAGGCGAGCTGGCTAAAAACCCTGCGATGGCAGGACAAAACCTAGAAACCATTCGTTTGCGTCTCACGGCCATCCAAGACACACGCAGCCGATTTTTTAGCCGCCAGGAAATCGCCGCCTTATTTGGTGAAGATGATCAGCAGGATAATCTGCTGCTGGAGCGCTTAGCCATCAGCCAGAATGCCCAGCTAAGTACCGCGCAAAAAGTGCAAAAACTTGCGGCACTCGACGCCCAGCTCAGCCCCGCCGCTCAGCAAGCCCGGGCAGAGCTGGTGCAACACCTGACACTGGCGGCACGCATTGATAACGCCAGGCAAGCCGGGGCCAGCGCCGGGCAAGCCGGGGCCAGCGCCGGGCAGCTGCATCAAATACGCAGCCAAAGCTTAGGGGAAGAAGCCGCAAACCGCCTTGCCGCTTTAGACAAGGAGGAAAGCCAGTGGCAGAGCAAAATAGAGACTTACTTAGCCGCAAGAAATAACGCAATCAGCACCCTGCCCCTTGCCGAGCAAAATACTGCCGTGCAGAAATTGCGCGATCAGTATTTCTCGGTGCAGGAGCAAAAACGTTTGGGGGCGTTTGAGTAG
- the zapE gene encoding cell division protein ZapE, translating into MSQHVIAPPTQGTSPKAWYQGLSASPSFIPDPAQADAIERLDALYHQLLHFKTKRSRLFGKSLLPQPDLPRGLYFWGGVGRGKSFLMDAFYAALPYKRKKRLHFHQFMQEVHHELRQLKSETDPLAAVASKIAKSVRVLCFDEFHVSDIADAMILGRLMEHLFKRGVVLVTTSNYPPDGLYPHGLQRNNFLPTIALLNSTLDVFNLDGGHDYRMRTLTQARTYLSPNTAESSAELDALFSAMATSKDGLPQLKIEGRTIKAKRVAAGVVWFDFFAICGDTRGQADYLQIAHTYHTVIVSDIPKLASHQASEARRFTWLVDVFYDHRVKLIISAEVPVDDLYQDGVQASEFFRTASRLTEMQAEEYLALPHQSIAAQLTGISET; encoded by the coding sequence ATGTCCCAGCATGTCATTGCTCCGCCCACGCAAGGAACCAGCCCCAAGGCTTGGTATCAAGGCCTGAGTGCCAGCCCCAGTTTTATTCCAGACCCGGCTCAGGCCGATGCCATTGAGCGGCTGGATGCGCTATACCATCAGCTTTTACACTTCAAAACCAAGCGCAGCCGCTTGTTTGGTAAATCACTCTTGCCGCAGCCCGATTTGCCGCGTGGTCTGTATTTTTGGGGCGGCGTGGGGCGGGGTAAAAGCTTTTTGATGGATGCGTTTTATGCGGCTCTGCCTTATAAGCGTAAGAAAAGACTGCATTTTCATCAGTTTATGCAAGAAGTCCATCATGAATTGCGTCAGCTGAAAAGTGAAACTGACCCGCTGGCGGCGGTAGCCAGTAAGATTGCCAAATCGGTACGGGTGCTGTGTTTTGATGAATTTCATGTGTCCGATATTGCTGATGCCATGATTCTGGGCCGCTTGATGGAGCATTTATTTAAGCGCGGCGTGGTGCTGGTCACCACCTCTAATTACCCGCCTGACGGCTTGTATCCGCATGGCTTGCAACGTAATAACTTTTTGCCCACGATTGCTTTACTCAATAGCACGCTGGATGTGTTTAATCTGGATGGTGGTCATGATTACCGTATGCGCACGCTCACCCAGGCCAGAACTTATCTCTCGCCTAATACGGCAGAAAGTAGCGCAGAGCTGGATGCCTTGTTTTCGGCGATGGCCACCAGCAAAGACGGATTGCCCCAGCTAAAAATCGAAGGCCGTACCATTAAAGCGAAGCGAGTGGCTGCAGGCGTGGTGTGGTTTGATTTTTTTGCAATTTGTGGCGATACCCGTGGGCAGGCCGATTATTTACAAATTGCGCACACCTATCACACCGTGATTGTGTCTGATATTCCTAAGCTGGCCAGTCATCAGGCATCTGAGGCGCGGCGTTTTACCTGGCTGGTGGATGTGTTTTACGACCACCGCGTAAAACTGATTATCTCTGCAGAAGTGCCCGTGGATGATCTTTACCAGGATGGCGTGCAAGCCAGCGAATTCTTCCGCACCGCCAGCCGTTTAACCGAAATGCAGGCAGAGGAATACCTAGCCTTGCCGCATCAATCGATTGCGGCACAGCTGACGGGGATTAGTGAGACTTAG
- a CDS encoding lipase family alpha/beta hydrolase codes for MKFVLKCFALLFSLAMPALATGYTETRYPIVLVHGLFGFDQLLGVDYFYKVPQALQADGAKVFVAQVSATNSSELRGEQLLAQVKQILAITGAGKVNLIGHSHGGPTTRYVASVRPDLVASVTNIAGVNKGSKVADVVRKTAAPGTVSESAAILIAEGLAKLIGLASKDGSLPQNANAALDALTTQGSAKFNAKFPEGLPLGACNEGAYQVNGVRYYSWSGASPVTNIIDVSDAAMGLTSLAFNEKNDGLVSSCSSHLGQVLRDDYQMNHLDEVNQFVGIVSLFETNPVSVFRQHANRLKNAGL; via the coding sequence TCTCTTGCTATGCCAGCCCTTGCAACGGGCTACACCGAAACACGTTACCCCATCGTTTTAGTCCATGGTTTATTTGGTTTTGATCAGCTACTGGGGGTCGATTATTTTTATAAAGTACCGCAAGCCTTACAAGCTGATGGGGCCAAAGTCTTTGTAGCGCAAGTTTCAGCAACGAATTCCAGTGAGCTACGCGGCGAGCAGCTTTTAGCGCAGGTAAAGCAAATCTTAGCCATCACGGGGGCAGGCAAGGTTAACCTGATTGGCCACAGCCACGGTGGGCCAACCACACGCTATGTGGCATCGGTAAGGCCTGATTTAGTAGCATCCGTCACCAATATTGCGGGGGTAAATAAGGGCTCTAAAGTAGCCGATGTGGTCAGAAAAACCGCAGCGCCCGGTACGGTCAGCGAATCGGCGGCGATATTGATCGCCGAAGGGCTGGCCAAACTGATCGGCTTGGCCTCCAAAGATGGCTCTCTCCCCCAAAACGCCAATGCAGCGCTCGATGCACTCACCACTCAGGGCTCAGCCAAATTCAACGCCAAATTTCCCGAAGGCCTGCCGCTAGGAGCTTGCAATGAAGGGGCTTATCAGGTGAATGGCGTGCGCTATTACTCCTGGAGCGGTGCCAGCCCGGTCACAAATATTATTGATGTTAGCGATGCGGCGATGGGGCTGACTTCACTGGCTTTCAATGAAAAAAATGACGGGCTGGTTTCATCCTGCTCCAGCCATTTGGGCCAAGTGCTGCGTGATGATTACCAGATGAATCACTTGGATGAAGTGAATCAATTTGTGGGCATTGTCAGCTTATTTGAAACCAACCCGGTCAGCGTCTTCCGCCAACATGCTAACCGCCTGAAAAACGCAGGCCTCTGA
- a CDS encoding di-heme oxidoreductase family protein, translating into MKPTPLRFALFSSVLLASAAIAYGTGTLAPFEEGEDRPGGAAATTEDHGRNAFSLDAEALSEQQKTDFAVGNSFFKKPWVAAPSSTTARDGLGPHFVARSCGACHTEDGRGSPPSFTNGLQDEQPLSLLLRLSIPGNKPDPRYGGQFNNDAVDGVKPEGKVQITYREIAGQFADGEKYSLRAPTYTLTDLAYGKTHPKLMISPRVAPQMIGLGLLEAISGKDILANAARQKAEGLGIKGQPNYVHDVYANKTMLGRFGWKANVATVAHQSAGAFNGDIGITSKHFPKEECMPAQKDCLRAPNGGQPEISDKTLDKVILYSRTLAVPSRRDPQNPDVLRGKQVFKESNCVSCHTPSYTTGNFKPVPVLSAQKIWPYTDLLLHDMGAGLADGRPDGKANGQQWKTPPLWGLGLVPAVNEHSNYLHDGRARNLMEAVLWHGGEAENAKQAVLKLSKADRDNLLKFLQSL; encoded by the coding sequence ATGAAACCAACACCGCTCCGCTTTGCCCTTTTCAGTTCGGTTTTACTTGCGTCAGCCGCGATTGCCTACGGCACAGGCACATTAGCGCCGTTTGAAGAAGGTGAAGACCGCCCCGGTGGCGCAGCAGCCACCACAGAAGACCATGGCCGCAATGCTTTTTCTTTGGATGCTGAAGCCCTGAGCGAGCAGCAAAAAACCGATTTTGCTGTCGGCAATTCCTTCTTTAAAAAGCCCTGGGTTGCCGCGCCTTCTTCTACCACGGCCAGAGATGGCCTGGGGCCGCATTTTGTGGCCCGCTCCTGTGGCGCCTGTCATACCGAAGACGGCCGTGGCTCGCCGCCGAGCTTTACAAATGGCTTGCAAGACGAGCAGCCGCTGTCTTTACTCTTACGCCTGTCCATACCCGGCAATAAACCCGACCCGCGATATGGCGGCCAGTTTAATAATGATGCGGTCGATGGCGTAAAGCCCGAGGGTAAGGTTCAAATCACTTACCGTGAAATCGCAGGGCAATTTGCCGATGGGGAAAAATACAGCCTGCGCGCGCCCACTTACACGCTAACTGACCTAGCCTATGGCAAAACCCACCCTAAGCTGATGATTTCCCCCCGCGTGGCTCCGCAAATGATCGGTCTTGGCTTACTGGAAGCCATCAGCGGAAAAGATATTCTGGCCAATGCAGCAAGGCAAAAAGCCGAAGGCTTGGGCATTAAGGGGCAGCCCAATTATGTGCACGATGTTTACGCCAATAAAACCATGCTGGGCCGCTTTGGCTGGAAAGCCAATGTGGCCACCGTCGCCCATCAATCCGCAGGCGCATTCAATGGCGATATTGGCATTACTTCCAAGCATTTCCCTAAGGAAGAATGCATGCCAGCCCAGAAGGACTGCCTACGTGCACCCAATGGCGGCCAGCCAGAAATCAGCGACAAAACACTGGATAAAGTGATTTTATACAGCCGCACCTTAGCCGTGCCTTCTCGTCGTGATCCGCAAAACCCGGATGTGCTGCGTGGCAAGCAAGTCTTTAAAGAAAGTAACTGTGTAAGCTGCCATACACCCAGCTATACCACGGGCAACTTTAAACCTGTGCCGGTCTTATCCGCACAAAAAATCTGGCCCTATACAGACTTGCTGCTGCATGACATGGGAGCTGGCTTAGCCGATGGCCGCCCTGACGGGAAAGCCAATGGCCAGCAGTGGAAAACACCGCCGCTGTGGGGCTTAGGCTTAGTCCCTGCGGTGAATGAGCACAGCAATTATCTGCACGATGGTCGCGCCCGTAATTTAATGGAAGCCGTGCTTTGGCATGGTGGCGAGGCAGAAAACGCCAAACAAGCGGTGTTGAAATTATCTAAAGCCGACAGAGATAATTTACTGAAATTTTTGCAGTCGCTGTAA
- a CDS encoding imelysin family protein — protein sequence MTRLNRLLCSAFAASLFATALPSQATEITNSAVLEHYSNVVYASYSDSIAAAREMQAVIDAFLAAPSAESLAAARKAWLAAREFYLPTEAYRFYSGPIDDAQGPEARINAWPIDESYIDYVKGKAKAGIINNPKVAITKDKLKSLNEKGGEENVSTGWHAIEFLLWGQDFNAKGPGDRQFTDFIDGKAPNADRRRQYMKVVTGLMIEDLENVAKQWMPAEQNYRSKFVAGDKESLKKALTGLGVLTRGELAGQRMEVAMDTQNQEDEHSCFSDNTHRDIIGDVVGMQNVWEGRYTGKDGKTLEGASLKALVAQKNPAVADLVSADILQSLKLANEIQAPFDQEIIGKKDAPGRKRVQAVIDALKKQGKDLVAAAETLGVKRLSTKQP from the coding sequence ATGACACGTTTGAATCGACTTCTTTGCAGCGCTTTTGCAGCCAGTTTATTTGCAACTGCCTTACCATCTCAAGCTACAGAAATTACCAACAGCGCCGTACTCGAACACTATTCAAACGTGGTTTATGCCAGTTATAGCGACAGCATTGCTGCTGCCCGTGAAATGCAAGCCGTGATTGACGCCTTTTTAGCCGCGCCAAGTGCAGAAAGCCTTGCTGCTGCGCGCAAAGCCTGGCTGGCTGCCCGTGAATTCTATCTGCCAACAGAAGCTTACCGCTTCTACTCTGGCCCGATTGATGATGCCCAAGGGCCGGAAGCGCGAATCAATGCCTGGCCAATCGATGAAAGCTATATTGATTATGTAAAAGGCAAAGCCAAAGCAGGGATTATCAATAATCCTAAAGTGGCCATCACTAAAGACAAACTTAAATCCCTGAACGAAAAAGGCGGCGAAGAAAACGTATCCACCGGCTGGCACGCCATTGAGTTTTTACTCTGGGGCCAAGATTTTAATGCCAAAGGCCCGGGTGACCGTCAGTTCACAGACTTTATTGATGGTAAAGCGCCCAATGCAGACCGCCGCCGTCAGTACATGAAAGTGGTTACCGGCTTAATGATCGAAGATCTAGAAAACGTAGCCAAACAATGGATGCCTGCGGAACAAAACTACCGCAGCAAATTTGTCGCAGGGGATAAAGAAAGCCTGAAAAAAGCCCTCACGGGCTTGGGCGTGCTCACCCGTGGCGAGCTAGCAGGCCAGCGCATGGAAGTCGCGATGGATACCCAAAACCAAGAAGACGAACACTCCTGCTTTTCTGACAACACCCACCGCGACATCATTGGCGATGTGGTCGGCATGCAAAACGTATGGGAAGGCCGCTACACAGGCAAAGACGGCAAGACACTGGAAGGGGCCAGCCTGAAAGCACTGGTCGCACAAAAGAACCCTGCTGTTGCCGATCTGGTGAGTGCGGATATTCTCCAAAGCCTGAAACTGGCGAATGAAATTCAGGCTCCATTTGATCAGGAAATCATCGGTAAAAAAGATGCGCCGGGCCGCAAGCGGGTGCAAGCCGTAATCGACGCACTAAAAAAACAGGGTAAGGATCTGGTCGCAGCAGCCGAAACACTTGGCGTAAAACGACTGAGCACCAAGCAGCCTTAA
- a CDS encoding gamma carbonic anhydrase family protein, which yields MAIGVFDGIKPEVKAGAWVHDSAQVIGEVLLGENASVWPGAVIRGDVNAISIGKDSNVQDCAVLHVTHKRPDDPAGAPLVIGERVTIGHGVMLHGCTIGNECLIGMGTIVLDRVVIEDRVMIGAGSLVPPNRRLESGWLYMGRPAEKKRLLNEAELANFNYSAAHYVRLMAKYRDAE from the coding sequence ATGGCGATTGGCGTATTCGATGGCATCAAGCCTGAAGTAAAAGCAGGTGCCTGGGTGCACGATTCGGCGCAAGTCATTGGCGAGGTGCTGCTGGGTGAAAATGCCTCGGTATGGCCAGGCGCGGTGATACGTGGCGATGTAAACGCAATCAGCATAGGCAAAGACAGTAATGTGCAAGATTGTGCCGTACTGCATGTCACCCACAAACGTCCTGATGATCCGGCTGGTGCGCCGCTGGTGATTGGCGAGCGGGTGACGATTGGCCACGGCGTAATGCTGCATGGCTGCACCATTGGCAATGAGTGCCTCATTGGTATGGGCACCATAGTGCTAGATAGAGTGGTGATTGAAGACCGAGTGATGATTGGTGCGGGCTCTTTAGTGCCGCCCAATCGCCGTCTTGAATCGGGCTGGTTGTATATGGGCCGCCCGGCAGAGAAAAAACGCTTATTGAATGAGGCCGAGCTGGCCAATTTCAATTATTCAGCCGCGCATTATGTACGGCTGATGGCAAAGTATCGTGATGCTGAGTAA
- a CDS encoding imelysin family protein produces MQLKQCITAALMICMAQAYAEPVLPSPEFSVRWLDEAYLPRHQALVKASNAFAAESKTFCAATTEKNLATTRNAWKKTALAWHAMDAAPGGPIILERTGRKIDFWPTRPDDIEAMIPKGLDERNVGARGLPAAEYLLWGNGEPKAQLAKLKAKERCLYLVGISERIVSDIALLNDGWGYYREQLGAENPFFRQNLLAETLNLMLGALDSQAKRLPKEASRTAFAEWRSGTGKASSMAVLNAIDNTLFSPGGGIGILLADKPDIITKVKQALSNAKSAQASIPEAFDSPAASAARSHYLASIKQLKHSIETDVAEALDLTLGLSESDGD; encoded by the coding sequence ATGCAACTTAAACAATGCATCACCGCCGCCCTGATGATTTGCATGGCTCAAGCCTATGCGGAGCCCGTACTACCCTCGCCTGAATTTAGCGTGCGCTGGCTGGACGAAGCTTATTTGCCGCGCCATCAGGCCTTGGTCAAAGCCAGCAATGCCTTTGCCGCAGAGAGCAAAACCTTTTGCGCTGCCACAACAGAAAAAAACCTCGCCACCACCCGTAACGCTTGGAAAAAAACAGCCCTAGCTTGGCATGCAATGGATGCCGCCCCGGGCGGGCCAATCATTTTAGAAAGAACCGGCCGTAAAATCGACTTTTGGCCAACTCGTCCAGATGATATTGAAGCCATGATCCCCAAGGGCTTAGATGAGCGCAATGTAGGAGCCCGCGGCCTGCCCGCCGCCGAATACTTGCTTTGGGGCAATGGCGAGCCTAAAGCCCAATTGGCAAAGCTTAAAGCCAAAGAGCGCTGCCTTTATCTAGTGGGCATTAGCGAGCGTATTGTCAGCGACATCGCGCTGCTTAACGATGGCTGGGGCTATTACCGCGAACAATTGGGCGCAGAAAACCCATTTTTCCGCCAAAACTTACTAGCAGAAACACTCAACCTGATGCTGGGCGCACTGGATAGCCAAGCTAAACGCCTACCCAAAGAAGCGAGCCGGACCGCCTTTGCCGAATGGCGCAGTGGCACAGGTAAGGCCAGCTCTATGGCCGTACTCAACGCCATCGACAACACCTTATTTAGCCCAGGTGGAGGCATCGGCATTTTGCTGGCCGATAAGCCCGATATCATCACCAAAGTAAAACAAGCCCTTAGCAATGCAAAATCAGCCCAAGCCAGTATTCCAGAAGCATTCGACAGCCCCGCTGCCAGTGCAGCACGCAGCCATTATCTAGCCAGTATTAAGCAGCTGAAACACAGCATTGAAACCGATGTTGCCGAAGCTTTAGACCTGACTTTAGGATTGTCTGAGTCTGATGGCGATTAA